The segment AAGCAAAGAAGAAATCGAAGATTTTTGAAAACAAATTGATAAAGTTAGAAAAGATTTAATAGAAAACAAATACTTATATTTTATTTCAATACTTTCACTTTCAACTGCAACTAATGAACAAATCAAAAAATTATTAAACTACACAGATTAAAATATTAAATGTTTAAATAAAATATAAGTAAAAAACAAATTTAAATTTTTAAAACAATATCTTTAAAATTACCTATTAAGACTTATGTTTTATAATTTTTTTGATTATAAAACATAAGTCTTAATAATGTTAAAAAAAGGAGTTAAACAGTGAGAAAAATTTTTATTTCATATCATCATCTAAGAGAACAAGAAGAAAAAGACCAATTAGCAGAGTTAATTAAAAAGTATGCTAATTATTTAAATATAAAAGACATGTCTGTAGAAATAGGGGATATTGATACCACATGATCAAATAATGAAATCGCTAAAACTATTAGACAAAATCATTTAAAAGATACAACTATTACTATTCTTATTCTAGGAATACATACAAAATGTAGACAACATATTGACTGAGAAATTGAAGCTTCATTAAATAAATATGGAAGTTTAAATAGAAGAAAGAAGATAAATAGTTTTATAATACTTTTAACTGCTGATTTTATTAAAAAAGCAAAAATAAATTGTAATTTTAATAACACTTGTGATTATTCTTCTTTAATCACCCAAGAAAATGCTGGTCAAAGAATATATGAAACCGTAATAAATAAACATGTAATTATTGCTACTTATGATGAAATCTTTTCAGATATAATAATTCTTAAAAATTTACTTGATAAAGTTCAATCTAATCATAAAAAAGAAGAAATGTTTTATCAAAATGTTATCAGCCCTAGTTTTTTAAAACCAACTGTTTTAAAAGATAATACTAAAGATACTGTTTTTAATGAAAAAAAAGAAATAGATAATGCAATATTATCTTCAAATAAAGATAATGGTTTTAAAGAAGAAGATAGTGATATTGAAATACTTTCTGAATCAGACGAAGAAATAGAAAATGCAAAATTATCTTCAAATAAAGATAATGGTGTTAACAAAGAAAATGATGATAATGATAGTGTAGTACCTTCTAAATCAGAGGAAAAAATAAATAATGAAAAATTAACTTCAAGTCAAGATAGTGGTTTTAACGAAGATGATGATAGTAATATTGTAGTACCTTCTAAATCAGAGGAAAAAATAAATGATGCAATATTAACTTTGAGTAAAGATAATGATTTTAACAAAGATGATGATAGTAATATTGTAGTACCTTTTAAATTAGAGGAAAAAATAGATAATGTAATATTAACTTCAATTCAAGATAGTGAAATTAATAATCAATTACTACAAGAAACTACAACCAACTTTACTAAAGATGATAATAAAAGTAATCTTTTAAGAAAATTATCTTTAAAACATAATAGTAAAGATAGTGGAATTGGTAGTAAACTACAAAAAATAAGTATAATGAAAGATGAAAATTTTAAAAGAATACATCTCCATAAAAAAGGTAATTCAGAAGAATGTGAAGCAAAAGAAAAAGAAGAAAAAACAATGCAAGAGTTTACTAAAAAAACAAAAAAATTTATAAATTCTGGTAAAACTAATTATACACAAGAATGTCCAGAAATATATTTATCCTATCTTTAAAACATACAACTAGTAAAATTAAACATTAGAAAATAAAATATAAATATTTAAAAAGTGAGAATAAAATTCTCACTTTTTATTTTTATTTTAATTTAGTATTCTTCTTCAAGTGAAGAATTACCCATACCTATTAACTTCTCAGTTGGCATTAAACCAGTACCGGCCGGTATCAAGTTTCCTAAAATAACATTTTCCTTTAAACCACGTAAATTATCTTGTTTTGACTTAATAACAGCATTAGTTAATACTCTTGTTGTATCTTGGAAAGAAGCAGCAGCCAAGAATGATTCTGATTCTAATGGTGCTTTTTTAATCCCTAAAATAATTGGATGACCAAAAGCGGGTTTTTTACCAGCAACAATAATTTTAGCATTAACATTCTTAAATTCTTTGATATCAACAATCGCTCCAGGCAATAATGGTGAATCATTACCTTCAACTACAAAAATACGATTCAACATTTGTTTTACAATAATTTCAATATACTTATCAGAAATTTCAATTCCTTGTAAACGATAAACACGTTGTACTTCTTTTAAAATATATTGTTGAACTTCAATGATTCCTGCTATTTCTAGTAATTGTGTAATATTAATTGCACCTTCAGTTAGTTTTTGGCCAATCTTAACATTATCACCAATTTTAATTCTTACCTGCGCATTATATTGAGTTTTATATTCTTTATAGTCAAGTTTTGACTTTACAGTAATTGTATAAATTCCTTGCTCTTCACGAATATCTGTTACTTTACCATCAAACTCACTAATAATAGCAACAGCACCTTTGGGATTAGTAATATCTAATAATTCTTTAATTCTTGGTAATCCTTGGGTAATATCACTACCACCAGCAACTCCTCCAGTATGGAAAGTTCTCATCGTTAGTTGAGTTCCTGGTTCACCAATTGATTGCGCTGCAATAATTCCAACTGCTTCACCAATAGCAACAATAGAACCTGTTGTTAAATTAATACCATAACATTTTTGACAAACACCATAACTTGCTTCACAAGTTAAAACTGAACGAATATTTATTTTTGTAATTTTTGCCTCTAATATTGTTTCTACTAATTTTTCAGTAATTAATTCATTATTTGCAACAATTACATTATTTTTACTATCAACAACATCACCTTGAACAAAACGTCCAAATAAACGGTCACGTAAGGGCACAATAATATTATTACGTTTTTGGTCAACAACGTCACTAATTATAAAGCCATTACCGGTATTACAATCTTCTTCAGTAACAATAATATCTTGTGAAACGTCAACTAGTCTTCTTGTTAAATAACCTGAGTCAGAAGTTTTAAGCGCCATATCTGCCATTCCTTTACGAGCACCATGGGTAGAAATAAAGAACTCTGAAACATTTAATCCTTCACGGAATGAAGATTTAATTGGTAATTCAATAACTTCTCCTTTTGGATTATTCATTAAACCACGCATCCCTACTAATTGAGTAAAGTTACTAATATTAGTTCTAGCACCTGAATCTCACATCATAAAGATTGGATTTTCAATATCTTTTCTTAAAACTGTTTCTAGTTCAACTTGAATATTATTTTTAATTCCACTTCATTTATTAATAATATGGTAATGACGCTCACGATTAGTTAGCATACCTTGTTTATAAAACTTGTTAATTGTTTTAACATATTCATCTGCTTCTTTAAATAATCTTGTTTTACCTGAATAAGATACAACATCGCCTGCAGAAATTGTTGTTCCTGAAATTGTTGAAAATTTAAAACCAAGATTTTTCATTTTATCTAACATTTGTGCAGTTAATTGAGTTCCAAAAGTTTTAAAATATTTATGAATAATATCTGCTAAAGCTTTTTTCTTAAATGGTTCAACAATAATTCTTTTTTTAATAAATTCACGAAAATCAACATCAGTTGTAACTAAATCTTCATTATGGGTTTCAGTTAAATTAATAATATTTGGGCGATTAATAAATGGCATTCTTTCTGAAAACATTTGATTAAAAATAATCTTACCAATAGTAGTAATTAAAAATTTGTTTTGATCGGTAGCAGCAAATTTACTTGCACCTAAACTAGCAACACGAATTCCAATAATAGCATGTAATGAAACTTGTTTTGTATCATAAGCTTTAATTGCTTCATTAACATCTTTAAAAATTGAACCTTGACCTAATTCATCTAATTTTTCAATAGTTAAATAATAATTACCAAGAACCATATCTTGAGTTGGCGTAACAATTGGTTTACCATCTTTAGGACTTAAAATATTTTTTGAACCTAACATTAAACTTCTTGCTTCAGCTACTGCTTCTTGGGTAATTGGCACGTGAACAGCCATTTGGTCACCATCAAAGTCAGCATTAAAAGCAGGAGTTACTAGTGGATGTAAACGAATAGCTTTCCCTTTAACTAGAATTGGTTCAAATGCTTGAATTCCTAAACGGTGTAAAGTTGGGGCACGGTTTAATAAAACAGGACGATCTTTAATTACTTCTTCTAAAACATCTCAAATTCGTTCATCTTGGATTTCAATTAATTTTTCAGCAATTTTAATATTTAAAGCTAATTCTTGATGAACTAATCTTTGCACAACAAAAGGTTTGAACAAAATAATTGCCATATCACGAGGAATACCACATTGATACATTTTTAATTCCGGACCAACAGCAATAACACTTCGACCTGAATAATCAACACGCTTACCTAATAAGTTTTGACGGAAACGTCCTTGTTTTCCTTTTAATGTTGAAGTTAAAGATTTTAATGGACGTTTATCTCTTCCTGTTACTGGACGTGCTTTACGTTCATTATCAAATAAAGCATCAACTGATTCTTGCAACATTCTTTTTTCATTATTAATAATTAAGATTGGTGCTCCCATTTGTTTTACTTTTTTTAAGCGTTCATTACGAATAATAATTCTTCGATATAAATCATTAATTTCTGATGTTGTAAAACGACCACCATCTAACTGAATAATTGGACGAATATCAGGTGGAATCACCGGAATAGCGTGTAATACCATTCATTCTGGTTTATTTCCTGATTTAGCAAATGAATCAATAACATCTAAACGACGTTCTAGTTTTCTACGATCAGTTTGTGATTTCTTGTTTGTCAATTGTTTTTTAATGGCAAGAAATTCTTTTTCTAAATTAATATTTTTTAATAAATACTCAATAGCTGAAGCACCAATTCCAAATTTTGTTCCAGTATGTTTAGTAATAAATTGAGCACATTCATCCATTGAAAATGGACGTGAAGTATCTGCTAAAGTATCAGTTAACATTTGAGCACGAGTATAAGCAAAAGAAGAAGGTTCTAATTGTTCTAAAATTTGTGCAAATACTTTACGTAAACGATTACGAGTATCAGTTGAAGATTTAGCATTACCTAAATCCATAATCATTTTTTGTTTTAAACCTTTAGCGGTCCCTGGGTCTAAAACAATATAAGAAACAAAATATGCTACTTCTTCTAAGTCTTTAGCTTTCATATCTAATGCTAACGCAATTCTTGAAGGAGAAGCCTTTAACATTCAAATATGAGTTACTGGCTCTTCTAACTCAATGTGTCCTAAACGTTCACGTCGAACAATTGCTTCAGTAATTTCTACTAAACAACGTTCACAAACTTTACCTTTATTTTTTATTTTCTTATATTTACCACAAGTACATTCATAATTTTTAGTTGGTCCAAATATTCGTGCATCAAATAATCCATCTTTTTCAGGTTTTAATGACTTATAATTAATTGTTTCTGGCTTTGTAATTTCTCCATGTGATCATGAGCGAATTTGATCGGGAGAAGCAAGAGAAATTTTAAGGGCAGTATAATGTTTTGAATTTTTTTGCATTTGCATATATTTATTACTCCTTTTCTAATCCTCAAGATAACTTTCGACTTCTTCATCGTAAGTTACCACTTTTTGTTCTTGACCTTTTTCGTCAATTAACACAATATTTATTCCTAAACCTTGTAGTTCTTTTGTTAAAACATTAAATGATTCAGGGATACCTGGCGTTGGAATCTGTTTATTACGTAGAATCGCTTCATAAGTTTTAATTCTACCTTTAATATCATCAGATTTAATAGTTAGGATTTCTTGTAAAGTATGAGCAGCACCATAAGCTTCTAATGCTCAAACTTCCATTTCTCCAAATCTTTGTCCACCATTTTGTGCCTTACCACCTAATGGTTGTTGAGTAATTAATGAATATGGACCCACATTACGAGCATGTAATTTATCATCTACCATATGTGATAGTTTTAGCATATACATAACACCAACAGAAATTTTCTTGGCAAACTTTTCACCAGTTAAACCATCATATAATGTTAATTTATCAAAATCATTATATTTTGCTTCTTTCATAATATCTAACAAGTCTTGATTTTTTGCACCATCAAAAACAGGGGTTGCTACTTTAATTCCTAAAGTTTTAGCAGCCATTCCTAAGTGTAATTCAAGAATTTGTCCAATATTCATCCGCGATGGTACTCCTAATGGATTTAACATAATATCAACCGGTGTTCCATCTTCTAGGAAAGGCATATCTTCAATTGGTAAGACTTTAGAAATAACACCTTTATTTCCGTGTCTTCCAGCCATTTTATCTCCTTCTCGGATTTTACGTTTTTGGACAATAAATATTTTAACTACTTCTTCTACTTCTGAAGGTAAGTCAAAACCATCTTCACGTTTATAACGTTTAATACCTTGAACAATTCCAGCACCACCATTAGGTACTCGTAATGAATTATCTTTAACATTACGTGATTTTTCACCAAAAATAGCTGCTAATAATTTTTCTTCAGCAGTTGATTGTGTTTGACCTTTTGGTGTAACTTTACCAACAAGAATATCTCCTTCTTTAACTTCAGTTCCAATTAAAACAATTCCTTCATCATCAAGATAACCTCTTGATTGTTCAGAAGTATTAGGGATTTCACGTGTAATTTCTTCTTTACCTTGTTTTGTTTTTCGACATTCTAAATTATATTCTTCAATATGCATTGAAGTATAAACATCATCTTTTACTAAACGTTCACTAATAATAATAGCATCTTCATAGTTATAACCATGTCAAGTCATGAAAGCAATAATTACATTTTGTCCTAATGCAAGTTCGCCATCTTTCATCGAAGGTCCATCTGCTAAAATTTGATTAACTTCAACTTTATCACCAACTTTTACTAATGGCACATGAGTTACTGCTGTTCCTTGATTACTACGTTCAAAACGACTTAACTCATAAGTTGTTATTTCATCTTCTGATTTAATAATAATTTCATGAGAATCAACATATTGTACAACTCCCGGTAAATTAGCAACAATAGCTAATCCTGAGTCACGAGCAACAGCATACTCAACACCCGTACCAACAATTGGTGTTTGCGGTTTTAATAATGGAATTGCTTGACGTTGCATATTAGCTCCCATTAAAGCACGGTTAGCATCATCATTTTCTAAAAAGGGAATACAACTTGTAGCTATTGACACAATTTGTTTTGGTGAAACATCAATATATTCAACTTCGTTTGGTCCAACAATAATATTTTGACCATTACTACGAGCAATAACATTATTATTTTTAATAACATTATTAGTATCTAATTCAATATTAGCTTGTGCAATGATATAATTCTTTTCTTCACCAGCAGTTAAATATTTAATTTCATTAGTAATTTTACCTGCAATTACTTGACGGTAAGGTGTTTCAATAAAACCGTATTCATTAATACGAGCATAAGTGGCTAAATTATTGATTAAACCAATATTAGGTCCTTCAGGAGTTTCAATCGGACAAATTCTTCCATAGTGAGAATAGTGAACATCACGAACTTCTAAACTAGCACGATCACGTGATAATCCACCAGGTCCTAAAGCAGTTAAACGTCTTTTATTAGCCAATTCTGCTAATGGATTAGTTTGATCCATAAATTGTGATAATTGTGATAAGTTAAAAAACTCACCAATAACAGCTGTTAATGGTTTATTATTTGTAATATTTGCTGGTTTCATTTTATCACTATCAGTAGTTGACATTTTTTCTTTAACGTTTTTTTCAATACGTCCCATTCCAATACGAAATTGGTTTTGTAATAATTCACCAATTGTACGAATACGACGATTTGCTAAGTGATCAATATCATCAGCATTACCAATACCATGAACAAAATTTAAAATATAAGAAAGCGTTGCTAAAACATCAGCAATAGTAATAATTACTTCTTTACATTTAGGATTAATTCCAACAACATTAATAACTTCATTTAATCTTTCTTTATCATTATAAACTTTAATTAACTGCACATAATGTTTTGGTTCACTATCACTGATTGATGTTTTTAAAGGTACTAAACATGCTCCTTCTTCTAATACTGTTTTTAGAATTTCTAATTGTGATTTACCAATTACTGTTTTTTTGGATAAAACAACATTACCTCTAATATCTTTAATATCTTCAGCTAGAATGTAATTTAAAACACGATCTGTAATAGCTAATTTTTGAATTAGCTTATATCTTCCTGCTTTTGTTAAATCATATTTTTTTGAATCAAATAATAATCCAGTTAAAAATTTTGCAGCACCATCAACACTGGCAGTTTCTCCGGCTTTAATTTTTTTATAAATTTCTTGTACTGCTGCTGGTCAATTTTGATGTTCATCATATTCATAAGTATTTAATAAAACATCATCTTTACCAATGATATTAATAACATCATCTTTAGTTAATCCTAAGGCAGTAAGTAAAGTGGTTACTGCAATTTTACGTGATTTTTCAATTTTAACTTGAATAATATCTTTAATTGCATTTTTATTACGAACTAATTTATTACGTTTAGAATCAGTTTCAAATTCTAGTCAAGTTCCACGTGATGGAATTAAATCACCTAAAAATTTATATAATCCGGTTTTTGGATCAATTTCAATTTTAAAATATGCACCTGGTGAACGAACTAATTGTGAAACAACAACCTTTTCACTTCCATTAATAATAAATGTTCCTTTTTGTGTCATTAATGGAAAATCACCTAAAAATACATCTCCTTCACGAGTTAATGTATAATCAACAATTAAAACATCTTCTTCTCTACTTTTAATAGTAACTTCAATAGTTGAAAATTCACTATTAGCATGAACATTTTTTTCTTCAAAATAATATATATTATCGCTAACTTTTGGTTCATTAATGTTTTTAATACCAAATTGGTCTTTAATTCAACGCATTAAATAATCTAAAATATTATCTTTAGCAGCAATAGTTAAATGATGATTATTTTCATGAATTGATAAAGATAATTTTGTATAGATTGGTGCTTCATAAGTTTTTGACTCATCTTTTGCTTCTTTTAATGTTCTTCTTGGTTTACGAAATTCTCAATCAATCAATGATAAAATAATACGATTATCATTATCAGTTACCGGAAATATTTCATTAAATACTTCTTGTATTCCTGTATCAATAAATCATTTATAAGTATCACGTTGAATTGAAATTAAATCAGGAAGATCTAAATTTCCTGATACTTTAGTATAGTCACGTCTTTTAGCATAATGACCAAATTGTTTTGTAGTATATGACATTGGTTCATCTCCAATTTTAAAAATTTATTAAAATCAAATAATTTGATTTCAGTTAATTAGTATTAATTTACTAATTAGTTTGATAAAATATTAAGTTTTAAGTTGATAATTTTTAGTTAAATAACAAACAGAAAACCAGTATTAATTAAAACTGGTTTTCATATAAATTTTTAATATTTGAACTACTTAACTTCAACAATAGCACCAACGGCTTTTAACGTTGCTTCGTGTTCTGTTGCTTTTGCTGTATCAATATTTTCTAAAATCTTTTGTGGTCCTGTTGCTACTGCATCAACCATTTTTTTAGCATCCATTAAAGACATTGTACCACCAACAATTGCTTTAACTGCTTTAATAACATCAACTTTTTTGTCTCCTACTTCTTTTAAGATTACAGAAACTGTTGATGGTTTTGTTGCTTCTTCTTTAGCTGCTGATGGTGCAGAAACAACTGCTGCAGTTACTCCAAAAGTTGTTTCAATTAATTCAACTAATTCTTTTAATTGAACTGCTGTCATTGTTTTAACATGTTCAATAATTTGTTTATTTGTAATATTTTC is part of the Spiroplasma endosymbiont of Lasioglossum villosulum genome and harbors:
- a CDS encoding TIR domain-containing protein — its product is MRKIFISYHHLREQEEKDQLAELIKKYANYLNIKDMSVEIGDIDTTWSNNEIAKTIRQNHLKDTTITILILGIHTKCRQHIDWEIEASLNKYGSLNRRKKINSFIILLTADFIKKAKINCNFNNTCDYSSLITQENAGQRIYETVINKHVIIATYDEIFSDIIILKNLLDKVQSNHKKEEMFYQNVISPSFLKPTVLKDNTKDTVFNEKKEIDNAILSSNKDNGFKEEDSDIEILSESDEEIENAKLSSNKDNGVNKENDDNDSVVPSKSEEKINNEKLTSSQDSGFNEDDDSNIVVPSKSEEKINDAILTLSKDNDFNKDDDSNIVVPFKLEEKIDNVILTSIQDSEINNQLLQETTTNFTKDDNKSNLLRKLSLKHNSKDSGIGSKLQKISIMKDENFKRIHLHKKGNSEECEAKEKEEKTMQEFTKKTKKFINSGKTNYTQECPEIYLSYL
- the rpoC gene encoding DNA-directed RNA polymerase subunit beta', which produces MQKNSKHYTALKISLASPDQIRSWSHGEITKPETINYKSLKPEKDGLFDARIFGPTKNYECTCGKYKKIKNKGKVCERCLVEITEAIVRRERLGHIELEEPVTHIWMLKASPSRIALALDMKAKDLEEVAYFVSYIVLDPGTAKGLKQKMIMDLGNAKSSTDTRNRLRKVFAQILEQLEPSSFAYTRAQMLTDTLADTSRPFSMDECAQFITKHTGTKFGIGASAIEYLLKNINLEKEFLAIKKQLTNKKSQTDRRKLERRLDVIDSFAKSGNKPEWMVLHAIPVIPPDIRPIIQLDGGRFTTSEINDLYRRIIIRNERLKKVKQMGAPILIINNEKRMLQESVDALFDNERKARPVTGRDKRPLKSLTSTLKGKQGRFRQNLLGKRVDYSGRSVIAVGPELKMYQCGIPRDMAIILFKPFVVQRLVHQELALNIKIAEKLIEIQDERIWDVLEEVIKDRPVLLNRAPTLHRLGIQAFEPILVKGKAIRLHPLVTPAFNADFDGDQMAVHVPITQEAVAEARSLMLGSKNILSPKDGKPIVTPTQDMVLGNYYLTIEKLDELGQGSIFKDVNEAIKAYDTKQVSLHAIIGIRVASLGASKFAATDQNKFLITTIGKIIFNQMFSERMPFINRPNIINLTETHNEDLVTTDVDFREFIKKRIIVEPFKKKALADIIHKYFKTFGTQLTAQMLDKMKNLGFKFSTISGTTISAGDVVSYSGKTRLFKEADEYVKTINKFYKQGMLTNRERHYHIINKWSGIKNNIQVELETVLRKDIENPIFMMWDSGARTNISNFTQLVGMRGLMNNPKGEVIELPIKSSFREGLNVSEFFISTHGARKGMADMALKTSDSGYLTRRLVDVSQDIIVTEEDCNTGNGFIISDVVDQKRNNIIVPLRDRLFGRFVQGDVVDSKNNVIVANNELITEKLVETILEAKITKINIRSVLTCEASYGVCQKCYGINLTTGSIVAIGEAVGIIAAQSIGEPGTQLTMRTFHTGGVAGGSDITQGLPRIKELLDITNPKGAVAIISEFDGKVTDIREEQGIYTITVKSKLDYKEYKTQYNAQVRIKIGDNVKIGQKLTEGAINITQLLEIAGIIEVQQYILKEVQRVYRLQGIEISDKYIEIIVKQMLNRIFVVEGNDSPLLPGAIVDIKEFKNVNAKIIVAGKKPAFGHPIILGIKKAPLESESFLAAASFQDTTRVLTNAVIKSKQDNLRGLKENVILGNLIPAGTGLMPTEKLIGMGNSSLEEEY
- a CDS encoding DNA-directed RNA polymerase subunit beta; the protein is MSYTTKQFGHYAKRRDYTKVSGNLDLPDLISIQRDTYKWFIDTGIQEVFNEIFPVTDNDNRIILSLIDWEFRKPRRTLKEAKDESKTYEAPIYTKLSLSIHENNHHLTIAAKDNILDYLMRWIKDQFGIKNINEPKVSDNIYYFEEKNVHANSEFSTIEVTIKSREEDVLIVDYTLTREGDVFLGDFPLMTQKGTFIINGSEKVVVSQLVRSPGAYFKIEIDPKTGLYKFLGDLIPSRGTWLEFETDSKRNKLVRNKNAIKDIIQVKIEKSRKIAVTTLLTALGLTKDDVINIIGKDDVLLNTYEYDEHQNWPAAVQEIYKKIKAGETASVDGAAKFLTGLLFDSKKYDLTKAGRYKLIQKLAITDRVLNYILAEDIKDIRGNVVLSKKTVIGKSQLEILKTVLEEGACLVPLKTSISDSEPKHYVQLIKVYNDKERLNEVINVVGINPKCKEVIITIADVLATLSYILNFVHGIGNADDIDHLANRRIRTIGELLQNQFRIGMGRIEKNVKEKMSTTDSDKMKPANITNNKPLTAVIGEFFNLSQLSQFMDQTNPLAELANKRRLTALGPGGLSRDRASLEVRDVHYSHYGRICPIETPEGPNIGLINNLATYARINEYGFIETPYRQVIAGKITNEIKYLTAGEEKNYIIAQANIELDTNNVIKNNNVIARSNGQNIIVGPNEVEYIDVSPKQIVSIATSCIPFLENDDANRALMGANMQRQAIPLLKPQTPIVGTGVEYAVARDSGLAIVANLPGVVQYVDSHEIIIKSEDEITTYELSRFERSNQGTAVTHVPLVKVGDKVEVNQILADGPSMKDGELALGQNVIIAFMTWHGYNYEDAIIISERLVKDDVYTSMHIEEYNLECRKTKQGKEEITREIPNTSEQSRGYLDDEGIVLIGTEVKEGDILVGKVTPKGQTQSTAEEKLLAAIFGEKSRNVKDNSLRVPNGGAGIVQGIKRYKREDGFDLPSEVEEVVKIFIVQKRKIREGDKMAGRHGNKGVISKVLPIEDMPFLEDGTPVDIMLNPLGVPSRMNIGQILELHLGMAAKTLGIKVATPVFDGAKNQDLLDIMKEAKYNDFDKLTLYDGLTGEKFAKKISVGVMYMLKLSHMVDDKLHARNVGPYSLITQQPLGGKAQNGGQRFGEMEVWALEAYGAAHTLQEILTIKSDDIKGRIKTYEAILRNKQIPTPGIPESFNVLTKELQGLGINIVLIDEKGQEQKVVTYDEEVESYLED
- the rplL gene encoding 50S ribosomal protein L7/L12, with the translated sequence MENITNKQIIEHVKTMTAVQLKELVELIETTFGVTAAVVSAPSAAKEEATKPSTVSVILKEVGDKKVDVIKAVKAIVGGTMSLMDAKKMVDAVATGPQKILENIDTAKATEHEATLKAVGAIVEVK